From the genome of Ictalurus punctatus breed USDA103 chromosome 28, Coco_2.0, whole genome shotgun sequence, one region includes:
- the LOC124628585 gene encoding uncharacterized protein LOC124628585 — protein MDPTLQHLLETSLQQHAVTQQLAESLQVATQTLIAMRTETPAASTPLPDATSEIRRLLPPLGPEEDLEAYFETFESIACREGWDRDDWPRALGPLLTGEARTAYYALDPEEATDYLAMKEGVLAWCGRTPGRAATEFHRWVYRTGARPRCQMNALLRITKRWLRPDRHTASEVAEKVAVDRFLRALPRAERQAVGAHAPTTPQELLTALERTLATLELDSGEQQHLDRPLGAQGPRSDRQTRPRIWRNPQRAPTCEHPRDEPMPTEPEREAARLLTKPWLAGCALHQQQPPEAPSVTVWVEGRPVTALLDTGSTVTLAQPSILPEGRRPSGTLTVTCVHGDTREVPSAEVQIRSEASTWPLQVGIIPELPVPLLLGRDWPGFRVVPRAESWRPRRRGIPTRPAYLAQGDGEATSEGKTPQTTNPLSSVFPQVNREGKFGREQKEDDRLKHCWAQVRVIEGVDQSPDLRLPTSYFLVRGGLLYQRACRRGEQVDLLVVPRAKTAVLLHLAHTHPLGGHLGARNTLEKLRDRFVWPGMDAEVRTFCQQCPQCQRTAPRRPPPAPLIPLPIIGVPFERVGMDLVGPLPKSARGHEYILVLVDYATRYPEAVPLRKATSQNIARELVLLFSRVGIPKDVLTDQGTPFVSKLMADLCRMLQVKHLRASVYHPQTDGLVERFNQTLKRMLRRVVDEEGRNWDLLLPYVLFAVRECPQASTGFTPFELLFGRRPRGLLDVAREAWEEQPSPFRSVVEYVQDMQARIDRVGPIVREHMLAAQEEQKKVYNRPAQPREFQPGDRVLLLVPSSACKFLARWQGPYTVLERRGPVNYRLQQPGKPKDGKLYHINLLKKWVEPAPVVSAFAVQDSDRGKGTLVGFGEDLTPTQRQELTELTDQFADVFSAAPGMTQLVQHEIKTPPGVVVRQRPYRVPEARRQAIEEEISRMLRDHIIEESSSPWSSPIVVVPKPDGSMRLCNDFRRLNQVSEFDSYPLPRVDDLIERLGRARFISTLDLTKGYWQVALAPEARPKTAFSTATGHWQYRVLPFGLHGAPATFQRLMDILMRPHRQFAAAYLDDVVIHPSTWADHLFHLREILKALREAGLTANPKKCHLGLTEAQYLGYRIGRGMLKPQQKKIEAVKDYPRPTSKKQVRAFLGLAGYYRRFVPNFSAVASPLSDLTKKGQPDQVRWTADAERAFQALKEALTSAPILRNPDFDLPFTVHTDASETGLGAVLSQTFDGEEHPVLYISRKLSPAERKYAAVEREALAIKWAIEELRYYLAGRHFILITDHAPLQWMAKAKDTNARVTRWFLALQDFSFQVKHRAGAQHGNADGLSRRDALWAHHRAAVGSELRGGYCRDGQRSGAHQRENAPSPTAAPARRGQLPAEHSASWKDRRGRAGLTRLRPAIGGSNGEVPPLRRRRRRIKERASGREAEENIVASKRTPSRKRGRDRRIVRVAHTEDAGPGKPPPRLGNPASATSRLRRPSRLHKPPHSSIYHTFTSP, from the exons atggaccccACCCTGCAACACTTGCTGGagaccagcctccagcagcacgccGTGACGCAGCAGCTCGCCGAAAGCCTTCAGGtcgccacacagacactgatcgccATGAGGACTGAGACCCCCGCCGCCTCCACGCCTCTCCCCGACGCAACCAGCGAGATCCGCCGCCTACTACCCCCCCTTGGCCCCGAAGAGGACCTTGAGGCGTACTTCGAGACCTTCGAGAGTATCGCCTGCCGGGAGGGGTGGGACCGTGACGACTGGCCCCGTGCCCTTGGTCCcctgctcacgggagaggcccgaacagcctactatgccctcgacCCGGAGGAGGCTACGGACTACCtggcgatgaaggagggagtcctggcgtGGTGTGGCCGAACCCCTGGCCGGGCCGCTACTGAATTCCATCGTTGGGTTTATCGAACAGGTGCTCGACCACGTTGCCAGATGAACGCCCTCCTCCGGATCACCAAACGATGGCTCCGACCGGATCGGCATACCGCCTCGGAGGTGGCGGAGAAGGTGGCGGTCGACCGTTTCCTGAGAGCGCTACCCCGGGCAGAGAGACAAGCCGTGGGGGCCCACGCCCCAACTACGCCCCAGGAACTCCTGACTGCCCTGGAGCGAaccttggccaccctggagctcgactccggggagcagcagcacctcgatcGGCCCCTCGGTGCCCAGGGCCCCCGGTCTGACCGCCAGACCCGGCCCCGCATCTGGAGGAACCCACAGAGGGCGCCCACTTGTGAACACCCCCGagacgagcccatgcctacagagccggagagggaagccgcccggctgcttacaaaaccatggctggcaggctgcgccctccatcagcagcaaccgccggaggcgccctccgtgacggtgtgggtcgaagggagaccggtaaccgccctactggacaccgggagcacggtgacccttgcccaaccctccatcctgcctgagGGGCGCCGACCAAGCGGGACGCTTACCGTGACatgcgtccatggggacacccgggaggtcccctcagctgaggtccagatccggaGCGAAGCCAGCACCTGGCCCCTCCAGGTCGGAATCATCCCCGAACTCCCCGTGCCCCTCCTCCTGGGACgagactggccaggattccGGGTGGTACCGAGAGCCGAGTCCTGGAGACCGCGGCGGCGGGGGATCCCAACCCGGccggcctacctggcccagggCGACGGAGAGGCCACCTCAGAAGGTAAGACCCCCCAAACTACTAACCCTCTGTCATCTGTCTTTCCCCAGGTAAACCGGGAGGGAAAGTTCGGTCGGGaacagaaggaggacgaccgactgaagcactgctgggcccaggtacgggtgatagagggggtcgaccagagcccagacctgaggcTCCCCACATCGTACTTCCTCGTCCGAGGGGGGCTTCTGTACCAACGGGCCTGccgccgcggggagcaggtggacctactggtggtgccCCGAGCCAAGACAGCCGTCTTATTACACCtagcccacacccatcccctcggcggccacctgggggcccgaaataccctggagaaactgcgggaccgcttcgtgtggcccgggatggacgcggaGGTCCGGACCTTTTGTCAACAGTGCCCGCAGTGCCAACGCACGGCCCCGCGGAGGCCTCCGCCGGCGCCCCTGATACCCCTGCCCATCATCGGTGTCCCGTTtgagcgagtgggcatggatctcgtggggcccctacccaagtcggcccggggccatgaatacatcctggtcctggtcgactacgccactcggtaccctgaggcggtgccgctccgcaaggccacctcgcaaaacatcgccagggagctggtactcctcttcagtcgagtggggatccccaaggacgtgttgaccgaccaaggtacgccgtttgtctcgaagctaatggcggatttgtgtcgtatgttacaggtgaagcacctccgggcgtccgtctaccacccccaaaccgacggacttgttgaaaggttcaatcagaccctcaagcggatgctgcgccgggtggtggacgaggaggggaggaactgggacctcctcctcccctacgtactcttcgccgttcgggagtgcccccaggcgtccacgggcttcacgccCTTCGAGCTCCTGTTCGGGCGGCGGCCGCGGGGATTGTTGGATGTAGCCcgcgaagcctgggaggagcaaccatccccGTTCCGCTCCGTCGTCGAGTACGTGCAGGACATGCAAGCCaggattgacagggtgggccccatcgtccgggagcacatgctggcggcgcaggaggagcagaagaaggtatacaaccgccccgcacagccccgggaattccagccgggggaccgggtcctcctgttagtgcccagcagcgcctgcaagttcctcgcccggtggcaaggtccatacactgtcctcgagcgccggggcccAGTCAACTACCGCCTACAGCAACCCGGTAAGCCGAAGGACGGGAAGCTATACCacataaacctgctgaaaaagtgggTGGAACCAGCCCCGGTGGTGTCGGCGTTCGCAGTTCAGGACTCGGACCGgggcaagggtaccttggtcggcttcggggaggacctcacccccacccaaagacaggagcttaccGAGCTGACCGACCAGTTTGCAGATGTGTTTTCGGCTGCCCCGGGAATGACtcagctggtccagcatgaaatcaagactcctcccggtgtagtggtgagacaaaggccataccgtgtccccgaggcccggcgccaggccatcgaggaggaaatcagtcgcatgctgcgggaccacatcatcgaggagtccagcagcccctggtccagccccatcgtcgtcgtgccgaagccggatgggagcatgaggctatgcaatgacttccggaggctgaaccaggtgtcggagtttgacagctaccccctccccagagtggacgacctgattgagaggctggggagagcccgattcatatcgaccctggacctcaccaaaggctattggcaagtggcgctcgcaccggaggcaaggcccaagacagcctttagcacggccaccggccactggcagtaccgggttctcccctttgggctgcacGGGGCGCCCGCCACGTTCCAGCGGCTAATGGACATCCTCATGCGACCCCACCGACAGTTTGCCgcggcctacctggacgacgtggtCATACACCCCTCCACCTGGgccgaccacctgttccacctcagggagatcctgaaagccctccgggaggccggcctgacggcgaacccaaagaaatgccacctagggctgacggaagcccagtacctgggataccgcatcggacgggggatgctgaagccccaacaaaaaaagatcgaggctgtgaaggactaCCCACGTCCAACGtcgaaaaaacaggtacgtgccttcttgggattggcgggctactatcgcaggttcgtgcctaacttttctgctgtagcctctcccctctcagaccttacaaagaagggccagccagaccaggtgaggtggacagccgatgcagaaagggccttccaggccctaaaagaagccctcaccagcgcgccgatactccgcaacccggactttgacctcccgttcactgtacatactgatgcgtccgagaccgggctgggtgccgtcctctcccagaccttcgacggggaagaacacccagtcctctacatcagccggaagctgtccccggccgagaggaagtatgcggcggtcgagcgggaggcactagcaataaaatgggccatcgaggagctgcgatACTATCTGGCGGGCAGGCACTTCATCCTCATAACCgaccacgcccccctgcagtggatggccaaggcgaaggacaccaacgcccgggtaacccgctggttcctcgccttacaagacttctcttttcaggttaagcaccgggcaggggcccagcatggtaacgcggatgggctctcacgacgagacgccctctgggcccaccaccgagcggcagtaggctcggagctgaggggggggtactgtcgcgacgggcagagatccggcgcacaccagagggaaaacgctccttctccgactgccgcaccggcacgacgtgggcagcttcctgccgaacattccgccagctggaaggaccgccgcggcagggcggggctgacgcgactccggcccgcgattggcggatccaacggggaagtcccaccactcaggcgacgacggaggaggataaaagagcgcgcttccggccgggaagcggaagagaatatcgtggcgtcaaaacggactcc gagtcgtaagcgcggacgagaccgccggatagtgagagtcgcacacacggaggacgccggcccgggaaaacccccgccccgcctcgggaatcccgcctccgccacgagtcgactccgccggccgtcacgccttcacaaacccccgcactcttccatttatcacacgttcacctcaccctag
- the LOC108270642 gene encoding myosin heavy chain, fast skeletal muscle, with the protein MSTDAEMAVYGKAAIYLRKPEKERIEAQSKPFDAKAACYVADDKELYLKATIKSRDGGKVTVELLESKESRTVKEDDVHPMNPPKFDKIEDMAMMTHLNEASVLYNLKERYAAWMIYTYSGLFCATVNPYKWLPVYDAEVVAAYRGKKRMEAPPHIFSVSDNAYQFMLTDRENQSVLITGESGAGKTVNTKRVIQYFATVAMQSDKKKDQTSGKMQGSLEDQIIAANPLLEAYGNAKTVRNDNSSRFGKFIRIHFGTTGKLASADIETYLLEKSRVSFQLSDERGYHIFYQMMTNEKPELIEMTLITTNPYDFPMCSQGQITVASINDKEELIATDTAIDILGFSGEEKMGIYKFTGAVLHHGNMKFKQKQREEQAEPDGTEEADKVAYLLGLNSADMLKALCYPRVKVGNEFVTKGQTVPQVYNAVNALAKSIYERMFLWMVIRINQMLDTKQARQFFIGVLDIAGFEIFDFNSMEQLCINFTNEKLQQFFNHHMFVLEQEEYKKEGIVWEFIDFGMDLAACIELIEKPMGIFSILEEECMFPKATDTSFKNKLYDQHLGKCNAFQKPRPAKGKAEAHFSLVHYAGTVDYNIAGWLDKNKDPLNESVVQLYQKSSVKLLSTLYPPVVEESGGGKKGGKKKGGSMQTVSSQFRENLGKLMTNLRSTHPHFVRCLIPNESKTPGLMENFLVIHQLRCNGVLEGIRICRKGFPSRILYGDFKQRYKVLNASVIPEGQFIDNKKACEKLLGSIDIDHDQYRFGHTKVFFKAGLLGTLEEMRDEKLASLVTMTQALCRGFLMRREFTKMMERREAIDTIQYNVRSFMNVKHWPWMKVYYKIKPLLKSAETEKELATMKEDFTKCKEDLVKAEAKKKELEEKMVALLQEKNDLQLQVASEAENLSDAEERCEGLIKSKIQLEAKLKETTERLEDEEEINAELTAKKRKLEDECSELKKDIDDLELTLAKVEKEKHATENKVKNLTEEMTSQDESIAKLTKEKKALQEAHQQTLDDLQAEEDKVNTLTKSKTKLEQQVDDLEGSLEQEKKLRMDLERAKRKLEGDLKLAQESIMDLENDKQQSEEKLKKKDFEVSQLLSKIEDEQSLGAQHQKKIKELQARIEELEEEIEAERAARAKVEKQRSDLSRELEEISERLEEAGGATTAQIEMNKKREAEFQKLRRDLEEATLQHEATAAALRKKQADSVAELGEQIDNLQRVKQKLEKEKSEYKMEIDDLSSNMEAVAKAKANLEKMCRTLEDQLSELKTKNDENARQVNDISVQKARLQTENGEFSRQLEEKEALISQLTRGKQAFNQQIEELKRQLEEEVKAKNALAHGLQSARHDCDLLREQFEEEQEAKAELQRGMSKANGEVAQWRNKYETDAIQRTEELEEAKKKLAQRLQEAEEQCEAVNSKCASLEKTKQRLQGEVEDLMIDVERANALAANLDKKQRNFDKVLAEWKQKYEEGQAELEGAQKEARALSTELFKMKNSYEEALDQLETLKRENKNLQQEISDLTEQIGETGKSIHELEKAKKAVETEKAEIQTALEEAEGTLEHEESKILRAQLELNQVKSEIDRKLAEKDEEIEQIKRNSQRVTESMQSTLDSEVRSRNDALRIKKKMEGDLNEMEIQLSHANRQAAEAQKQLRNVQGQLKDAQLQLDDALRGQEDMKEQVAMVERRNTLMLAEIEELRAALEQTERGRKVAEQELIDASERVGLLHSQNTSLLNTKKKLETDLVQIQSEVEDTVQEARNAEEKAKKAITDAAMMAEELKKEQDTSAHLERMKKNLEVTVKDLQHRLDEAENLAMKGGKKQLQKLESRVRELESEVEGEQRRGVEAIKGVRKYERRVKELTYQTEEDKKNIARLQDLVDKLQLKVKAYKRQSEEAEEQATVHLSKLRKVQHDLEEAEERADIAESQVNKLRAKSRDSGKAKEE; encoded by the exons ATGAGCACGGACGCAGAGATGGCCGTTTATGGCAAAGCTGCCATTTACCTCCGTAAGCCTGAGAAGGAGAGAATTGAGGCTCAAAGCAAGCCCTTTGATGCAAAGGCAGCCTGCTATGTAGCTGATGACAAAGAGCTATACCTTAAGGCTACAATCAAGAGCAGAGATGGTGGCAAAGTCACTGTTGAATTGCTTGAGAGCAAGGAG TCAAGAACAGTTAAGGAGGATGATGTCCACCCGATGAACCCTCCTAAGTTCGATAAGATTGAGGACATGGCTATGATGACTCACCTCAATGAAGCCTCTGTGCTGTATAACCTCAAAGAGCGTTACGCAGCATGGATGATCTAC ACCTACTCTGGACTTTTCTGTGCTACTGTGAACCCCTACAAGTGGCTCCCAGTGTACGATGCAGAAGTGGTGGCTGCCTACAGAGGCAAAAAGCGCATGGAAGCCCCACCTCACATCTTCTCTGTGTCTGACAATGCATATCAGTTTATGCTCACTG ATAGGGAGAACCAGTCTGTCCTGATTAC TGGAGAATCTGGTGCTGGAAAGACTGTGAACACCAAACGTGTCATCCAGTACTTTGCCACAGTTGCAATGCAGAGTGACAAGAAGAAGGATCAGACTTCCGGCAAAATGCAG GGATCTCTTGAAGACCAGATCATTGCTGCCAATCCTCTGCTTGAGGCCTATGGTAATGCTAAGACTGTGAGAAATGACAACTCTTCTCGTTTT GGTAAATTTATCAGAATTCATTTTGGCACAACCGGCAAACTGGCTAGTGCTGACATTGAGACAT ATCTGCTGGAGAAGTCTAGAGTATCATTCCAGCTCTCTGATGAGAGAGGATACCACATCTTTTACCAGATGATGACCAATGAAAAGCCTGAGCTGATTG AAATGACGCTCATCACCACCAACCCCTACGACTTCCCCATGTGCAGTCAGGGTCAGATCACAGTGGCAAGCATTAATGATAAGGAGGAACTGATTGCCACAGAT ACTGCTATTGATATCCTGGGTTTCAGTGGTGAAGAGAAAATGGGCATCTACAAATTTACTGGAGCTGTTCTTCATCATGGTAATATGAAGTTCAAGCAGAAGCAGCGTGAGGAGCAAGCTGAGCCTGATGGCACAGAGG AGGCTGACAAAGTCGCTTACCTTCTGGGTTTGAACTCAGCGGATATGCTGAAGGCCTTGTGCTACCCCAGAGTAAAGGTTGGAAATGAATTTGTGACAAAGGGTCAGACTGTGCCACAG GTATATAATGCTGTGAACGCATTGGCCAAATCCATCTATGAAAGGATGTTCTTGTGGATGGTCATACGTATCAACCAGATGTTGGACACCAAACAAGCCAGACAGTTCTTCATCGGTGTGCTGGACATTGCTGGGTTTGAAATCTTTGAT TTCAACAGCATGGAGCAGCTGTGCATCAATTTCACCAATGAGAAACTGCAGCAGTTCTTCAACCATCACATGTTTGTCCTGGAGCAAGAGGAGTACAAAAAGGAGGGCATTGTTTGGGAGTTCATTGACTTCGGCATGGACTTGGCTGCTTGCATTGAACTTATTGAGAAG CCCATGGGTATCTTCTCCATCCTTGAAGAAGAGTGCATGTTCCCCAAGGCTACAGACACCAGCTTTAAGAACAAGCTGTATGACCAGCATCTTGGCAAGTGCAACGCTTTCCAGAAACCCAGACCTGCCAAAGGCAAAGCTGAGGCCCACTTCTCCCTGGTTCACTATGCTGGTACTGTGGACTACAACATCGCTGGCTGGCTGGACAAGAACAAGGACCCACTGAATGAGTCTGTTGTGCAGCTGTACCAGAAGTCTTCTGTCAAACTGCTTTCCACCCTATACCCACCTGTTGTTGAGG AGAGCGGTGGTGGCAAGAAGGGAGGCAAGAAGAAGGGTGGTTCCATGCAGACTGTGTCCTCACAGTTCAGG GAGAACTTGGGCAAGCTGATGACCAACTTGAGGAGCACCCATCCTCACTTTGTGCGTTGTCTGATTCCCAATGAATCTAAGACTCCAG GTCTTATGGAGAACTTCCTCGTTATCCACCAGCTGAGATGTAACGGTGTGCTAGAGGGTATCAGAATCTGCAGAAAGGGATTCCCCAGCCGAATCCTCTATGGTGACTTCAAGCAAcg ATACAAAGTGCTGAATGCCAGTGTTATTCCTGAGGGCCAATTTATTGACAACAAAAAGGCCTGTGAGAAACTTCTGGGCTCCATTGACATTGACCATGACCAGTATAGATTTGGACACACTAAG GTGTTCTTCAAAGCTGGTCTGCTGGGTACTCTTGAAGAGATGCGAGATGAGAAACTGGCTTCTCTGGTCACAATGACTCAGGCTCTTTGCCGTGGTTTCCtcatgagaagagagtttacaAAGATGATGGAGAGGAg GGAGGCCATTGACACCATCCAGTACAACGTCCGCTCATTTATGAATGTCAAACATTGGCCATGGATGAAGGTATACTACAAGATCAAGCCCCTGCTGAAGAGTGCTGAAACTGAGAAGGAGCTGGCCACTATGAAAGAGGACTTTACAAAATGCAAGGAAGATCTTGTCAAGGCTGAGGCCAAAAAGAAGGAGCTTGAAGAAAAGATGGTGGCACTGCTGCAAGAGAAGAATGACCTGCAGCTTCAAGTTGCATCT GAGGCTGAGAATCTCTCAGATGCTGAGGAGAGATGTGAGGGTCTGATTAAGAGCAAAATCCAGCTTGAAGCTAAACTCAAAGAGACAACTGAGAGACTGGAAGATGAGGAGGAGATCAACGCTGAGCTGACTGCCAAgaagaggaaactggaggatgAGTGCTCTGAGCTAAAGAAGGACATTGATGACTTGGAGCTCACTTTGGCTAAAGTGGAAAAGGAGAAACATGCTACTGAAAATAAG GTTAAGAACCTCACAGAGGAGATGACCTCTCAAGATGAGAGCATTGCCAAACTCACAAAAGAGAAGAAAGCCCTCCAAGAGGCACATCAGCAAACCCTTGATGATCTTCAGGCAGAAGAGGACAAAGTCAACACTCTGACAAAATCCAAGACTAAGCTTGAACAGCAAGTGGATGAT CTGGAAGGTTCTCTTGAGCAAGAGAAAAAACTCCGCATGGATCTAGAGAGAGCCAAGAGAAAGCTTGAGGGTGACTTGAAACTGGCTCAGGAATCCATCATGGACTTGGAGAATGACAAACAGCAGTCTGAGGAGAAGCTGAAAAA GAAAGACTTTGAAGTAAGCCAGCTTCTTAGCAAGATTGAGGATGAGCAGTCTCTTGGTGCTCAGCATCAGAAGAAGATCAAGGAGCTTCAG GCCCGTATTGAGGAGCTGGAGGAAGAGATTGAGGCTGAGCGTGCTGCTCGTGCCAAAGTTGAGAAGCAAAGATCTGATCTCTCCAGGGAACTTGAGGAGATCAGTGAGAGGCTTGAGGAGGCTGGTGGAGCAACTACAGCTCAGATTGAAATGAACAAGAAGCGAGAGGCTGAGTTCCAGAAGCTACGTCGTGATCTTGAAGAAGCCACATTGCAGCATGAAGCAACTGCTGCTGCCCTTCGCAAAAAGCAGGCTGACAGTGTGGCAGAGCTGGGAGAACAAATCGACAACCTGCAGCGAGTCAAGCAGAAGCTTGAGAAGGAGAAGAGTGAATACAAAATGGAGATTGATGATCTCTCCAGCAATATGGAAGCTGTTGCTAAAGCTAAG GCAAATCTTGAAAAGATGTGCCGTACCCTTGAGGACCAATTGAGCGAACTCAAGACCAAGAATGATGAGAATGCACGCCAGGTTAATGACATCAGTGTCCAAAAAGCCAGACTACAAACTGAAAATG GTGAGTTTTCACGTCAACTGGAAGAGAAGGAAGCTTTGATTTCTCAACTGACCAGAGGCAAGCAGGCATTCAATCAGCAAATTGAGGAGCTCAAGAGACAGCTGGAGGAGGAGGTTAAG GCAAAGAATGCCCTGGCCCATGGTTTGCAGTCTGCCCGTCATGACTGTGATCTCCTCAGGGAGCAGTttgaggaggagcaggaggcaAAGGCTGAATTACAACGTGGAATGTCCAAGGCCAATGGCGAAGTTGCTCAGtggagaaataaatatgaaactgATGCTATTCAGCGCACTGAGGAACTTGAAGAAGCCAA GAAGAAGTTGGCACAGCGTCTGCAGGAGGCTGAGGAACAATGTGAGGCTGTGAACTCCAAGTGTGCCTCTCTGGAAAAGACCAAACAGAGACTGCAGGGTGAGGTGGAGGACCTTATGATTGATGTGGAAAGAGCCAATGCCTTGGCTGCTAACCTTGACAAGAAGCAGAGGAACTTTGATAAG GTCCTGGCAGAATGGAAGCAGAAGTATGAGGAGGGTCAGGCTGAGCTGGAAGGAGCCCAGAAGGAGGCTCGTGCTCTGAGCACTGAGCTGTTCAAGATGAAGAACTCCTATGAGGAAGCTCTTGATCAATTGGAAACActcaagagagagaacaagaatcTGCAGC AGGAGATTTCAGACCTGACTGAACAAATTGGTGAGACTGGAAAGAGCATTCATGAGCTTGAGAAGGCCAAGAAGGCAGTAGAGACTGAGAAGGCAGAGATCCAGACTGCTCTGGAGGAGGCTGAG GGCACACTGGAGCATGAAGAGTCAAAGATTCTTCGTGCCCAGCTTGAGCTTAACCAGGTTAAGAGTGAGATTGACAGGAAGCTTGCTGAGAAGGATGAGGAGATCGAGCAAATCAAGAGGAACAGCCAGAGGGTGACTGAGTCCATGCAGAGTACTCTGGATTCTGAGGTTAGGAGCAGGAATGATGCTCTGAGAATTAAGAAGAAGATGGAGGGAGATCTCAATGAGATGGAAATTCAGCTCAGCCATGCCAATCGTCAAGCTGCTGAGGCACAGAAACAGCTGAGGAACGTCCAGGGACAACTCAAG GATGCCCAACTGCAACTTGATGATGCTTTGAGAGGACAAGAGGATATGAAGGAGCAAGTGGCCATGGTGGAGCGCAGAAACACTCTGATGTTGGCTGAGATTGAGGAGCTCAGAGCTGCACTtgagcagacagagagaggccgCAAAGTGGCTGAACAGGAGCTGATTGATGCTAGTGAGCGTGTTGGATTGCTGCACTCTCAG AACACAAGTCTGTTGAACACCAAGAAGAAGCTTGAGACTGACCTTGTTCAAATCCAGAGTGAGGTTGAGGACACTGTACAGGAAGCAAGAAATGCAGAAGAGAAGGCCAAGAAAGCTATTACTGAT GCTGCAATGATGGCTGAGGAGTTGAAGAAGGAGCAGGACACTAGTGCTCATCTGGAGAGGATGAAGAAAAACCTGGAGGTCACAGTCAAGGACCTCCAGCACCGCCTGGATGAGGCTGAGAATCTGGCCATGAAGGGAGGAAAGAAACAACTTCAGAAACTGGAGTCCAGG GTTCGTGAGCTGGAGAGTGAAGTTGAGGGTGAGCAAAGACGTGGAGTTGAGGCTATTAAAGGTGTCCGCAAATATGAGAGGAGAGTGAAGGAGCTCACCTACCAA ACTGAGGAGGACAAGAAGAACATTGCCAGGCTGCAAGATCTCGTTGATAAGCTGCAGCTGAAAGTCAAGGCCTACAAGAGACAGTCTGAGGAAGCG GAGGAACAGGCCACTGTCCACCTGTCCAAACTCAGGAAGGTTCAGCATGATTTGGAGGAGGCTGAAGAGCGTGCTGATATTGCTGAGTCTCAAGTCAATAAGCTAAGGGCCAAGAGTCGTGATAGTGGAAAG GCCAAAGAAGAGTAA